In the genome of Nycticebus coucang isolate mNycCou1 chromosome 12, mNycCou1.pri, whole genome shotgun sequence, one region contains:
- the LACRT gene encoding extracellular glycoprotein lacritin codes for MKFATLLLLVALAGALVCADDVPSDHPEAAPVQDTATPVLEDKTTGPASPQETTTAAAAQRPTQDAMQWQDLIPMRSLVENVLLQAEKSFQGAEKTFQGAEKKLRGRLQDGKQLVEGGSDFVQQLMKRFHPLKFWF; via the exons ATGAAATTCGCCACTCTCCTCTTGCTGGTGGCGCTGGCCGGGGCCCTGGTCTGTGCCG ACGACGTCCCCTCTGACCACCCGGAGGCTGCTCCCGTCCAGGACACTGCAACCC CTGTGCTTGAAGACAAGACCACAGGTCCAGCTTCTCCCCAAGAGACAACCACTGCAGCGGCAGCTCAGAGGCCAACCCAGGACGCCATGCAGTGGCAGGACCTAATCCCCATGA GATCCCTGGTTGAGAATGTTCTCTTACAAGCGGAAAAGTCCTTTCAAGGAGCAGAAAAAACCTTCCAAGGAGCAGAAAAAAAACTGCGTGGAAGACTACAAGATGGAAAACAACTTGTAGAAG GTGGAAGTGATTTTGTACAGCAATTGATGAAGAGATTTCACCCACTAAAATTTTGGTTCTGA